In Candidatus Chlorohelix allophototropha, one DNA window encodes the following:
- a CDS encoding glycosyltransferase: MNKDSYRVAMLSVHTCPLAVLGGKEAGGMNVYVRELSRELGRRGIMVDVFTRTQSLITPLTHTLSDNARIIHLPAGPLKPYNKNKIYDHLPEFVRNIQNFQRSEGLQYDVIHSHYWLSGYAGLVLSEKWRVPVVQMFHTLALLKNATARNESELEPDIRTERETLLMDKVDRIVAATAAEKASLSWQYGAEADKIDIIPCGVDLKLFKPRHKADARTQLGLTARNILLLVGRIEPIKGVDVLIGAIRQLVEKGERDTQVIVVGGGNKAGQDDNPEAIRLQTMVRELGLDDYVKFLPSQPQNLMPFYYSAADITIMSSYYESFGMAALESQACGTPVIASRAGGLPYTVKDGYSGLLVPPGDEAELANAIRQLLDDTQYRNKLGHQAILHAEQFSWRAIADRVLETYQDLTGVIAESRVSIMSK; this comes from the coding sequence ATGAATAAAGATTCTTACAGGGTCGCCATGCTCAGCGTGCATACCTGTCCCCTGGCAGTTTTGGGTGGCAAAGAAGCAGGCGGCATGAACGTTTATGTGCGCGAACTAAGCCGAGAACTGGGGCGGCGCGGTATAATGGTAGATGTCTTTACCCGTACCCAGAGCTTGATTACACCCCTGACCCATACTTTGAGCGATAATGCGCGTATTATCCACTTACCGGCAGGACCGCTCAAACCTTATAATAAAAACAAGATATACGATCATTTGCCTGAGTTTGTGCGCAATATCCAGAATTTCCAGCGCAGCGAAGGCTTGCAATATGACGTTATCCATTCCCATTACTGGCTAAGTGGGTATGCAGGCTTGGTGCTGAGCGAGAAATGGCGAGTGCCTGTAGTGCAAATGTTTCACACCCTAGCTTTGCTGAAGAATGCTACGGCGCGCAATGAAAGCGAACTTGAGCCGGATATCCGCACAGAACGCGAAACCTTATTAATGGATAAAGTGGATCGAATTGTGGCTGCCACCGCCGCCGAAAAAGCTTCATTAAGTTGGCAATACGGGGCAGAAGCGGACAAAATAGATATAATTCCTTGTGGAGTGGATTTGAAGCTATTCAAGCCACGTCACAAAGCCGATGCACGTACCCAGTTAGGTTTGACCGCACGCAATATTCTATTGCTGGTAGGGCGAATTGAGCCGATCAAAGGGGTGGACGTACTGATAGGCGCTATTCGGCAGTTGGTGGAAAAGGGTGAGCGAGATACACAGGTGATTGTGGTGGGAGGAGGCAATAAGGCAGGGCAGGACGATAACCCGGAAGCCATTCGCCTTCAGACTATGGTAAGAGAGTTAGGTTTGGATGATTATGTAAAGTTCCTGCCCTCTCAGCCTCAGAACTTGATGCCATTTTATTATAGCGCTGCTGATATTACTATTATGTCAAGCTACTATGAGAGTTTTGGCATGGCTGCCCTTGAGTCACAAGCTTGTGGAACTCCCGTAATTGCCAGCCGAGCAGGCGGGTTGCCCTACACGGTAAAGGATGGCTATAGTGGTTTACTGGTTCCCCCCGGAGATGAAGCTGAACTGGCTAATGCCATCCGCCAATTACTGGATGATACCCAATACCGCAACAAGCTCGGACACCAAGCGATTCTCCATGCCGAGCAGTTTAGCTGGCGCGCTATCGCCGACCGAGTGCTGGAAACTTACCAAGACTTGACCGGTGTCATAGCTGAATCCAGAGTAAGCATAATGAGTAAATAA
- a CDS encoding class I SAM-dependent DNA methyltransferase, giving the protein MSLKLAEQTAPASTEMRLHEYGIMYNVEDNFWWYEGMRRNLLSLLQRHWDWQAKPNPVVLDAGCGTGATLQHLAAGFEGEIATNRAVGFDISSEALRFCRRRKLDRRLFQGSITAIPVADNSIDILVSFEVISNLSDPEPGFREVARVLNHGGLAIIKLPAYQFLYSEHDIAVRVLRRFNRGEVQALLAKHGLAPVRMSYLNTFLFPPAAISRLIKKFLLKNKVDEELESDLKPPHPLLNKILIGIMAQEARVLRHTNFNLPFGLSLITVARKV; this is encoded by the coding sequence TTGTCCCTGAAACTGGCTGAACAAACAGCCCCTGCCTCTACTGAAATGCGCCTTCACGAATACGGTATCATGTACAATGTGGAGGATAATTTCTGGTGGTATGAGGGCATGCGCCGGAATCTTCTCAGTTTGCTGCAACGCCATTGGGATTGGCAAGCCAAACCAAACCCAGTTGTTCTCGATGCCGGATGCGGCACAGGAGCGACCTTGCAGCACCTTGCTGCTGGTTTTGAAGGGGAAATCGCCACTAATCGAGCGGTAGGGTTTGATATTAGCAGCGAAGCCCTGCGCTTTTGCCGTCGGCGCAAACTTGACCGCCGCCTATTTCAAGGTTCTATTACTGCAATTCCCGTAGCAGATAATTCGATAGATATTCTGGTCAGTTTCGAGGTTATTTCTAACCTATCCGACCCAGAACCGGGCTTTCGAGAAGTAGCACGGGTACTAAATCATGGAGGGTTGGCAATTATAAAGTTGCCCGCATATCAGTTTTTATACAGTGAGCATGATATAGCAGTCAGAGTGTTGCGACGTTTTAATCGGGGAGAGGTGCAAGCTTTACTGGCAAAGCATGGTCTTGCGCCGGTTCGTATGTCTTACCTAAATACCTTCCTTTTTCCTCCTGCTGCCATTTCTCGTCTCATTAAAAAATTTCTCCTCAAAAACAAAGTGGATGAAGAACTTGAAAGTGATTTGAAACCGCCACACCCTCTACTCAACAAAATACTTATTGGTATAATGGCTCAAGAAGCTAGAGTCTTGCGTCACACAAATTTTAATTTACCTTTTGGGTTATCATTAATTACGGTAGCGCGGAAGGTATAA
- a CDS encoding NUDIX domain-containing protein, producing MFKKNSYCSWCGAKFEDALPFPRKCAVCGHATFLNPIPVAVTLLPIDSGLLVVRRGIEPKKGLWALPGGFIDLGESWQQAAARELLEETGVTVDSAELENFKVLSAPDGTVLIFALAKLRTLADLPPFRLSAESTEIKILEKPEPLAFSLHEQVMNEYFEKIANS from the coding sequence ATGTTTAAAAAGAACTCCTATTGTTCTTGGTGTGGCGCAAAATTTGAGGATGCCCTTCCCTTCCCACGCAAATGTGCGGTATGCGGTCATGCCACCTTTTTAAATCCTATTCCGGTAGCTGTAACCTTGCTTCCGATAGATAGCGGTTTGTTGGTGGTACGTCGCGGTATCGAACCGAAAAAGGGTTTGTGGGCACTTCCGGGTGGTTTTATCGACCTTGGCGAAAGTTGGCAACAGGCTGCTGCTAGAGAACTGCTGGAGGAAACAGGAGTAACTGTTGATTCGGCTGAACTTGAAAACTTCAAGGTTTTAAGCGCACCGGATGGTACAGTGCTTATCTTTGCGTTGGCAAAGCTTCGTACCCTAGCCGATCTTCCCCCGTTCCGGTTATCAGCCGAAAGTACCGAGATAAAGATACTGGAAAAACCAGAACCCCTCGCTTTTTCTTTGCACGAACAGGTAATGAACGAATACTTTGAAAAAATTGCTAATAGCTAG
- a CDS encoding alpha/beta hydrolase translates to MSSLSANNSQPQPDSHVSIVTTHLLKFPHILHRHRVDIFLPPGYDSSPHQTYKVLYVNDGQDMARLLMRETLEKLYRLQQLEPIIVVAIHASHDRVHDYGVVGIPDAHNRGSKAHEYEQFVLERLLIYMEHHYRIRKGAPNTAISGVSLGGLSAIDLAWRNPTLFGKVGVFSGSFWWRTDDTDWRAQQASRIMHKVVRESQKREGLKFWFQAGTADETSDRDDNGVIDAIQDTLELIDELELKGYRRDEEIVYVQVEGGKHDPETWSSVLPDFLKWAFAPE, encoded by the coding sequence TTGTCATCCCTATCCGCGAATAATTCGCAGCCCCAACCCGATTCTCATGTCTCGATTGTAACGACACACTTATTAAAGTTCCCCCACATTTTGCACCGCCATCGCGTGGATATATTCTTGCCGCCGGGCTATGATTCCAGCCCGCATCAAACTTACAAAGTGCTATATGTGAATGACGGTCAGGATATGGCGCGGTTGCTTATGCGAGAAACCCTTGAAAAACTTTATCGTTTACAGCAACTAGAACCTATTATAGTTGTAGCAATTCACGCCTCCCACGACCGAGTACATGATTACGGAGTAGTAGGTATCCCAGATGCACATAATCGCGGTTCCAAAGCACATGAATATGAGCAATTTGTGCTTGAGCGTCTCTTAATTTATATGGAGCATCACTATCGGATTCGCAAGGGCGCACCCAATACCGCCATATCAGGCGTTTCATTGGGCGGGCTTTCGGCGATTGACCTTGCGTGGCGCAATCCTACTCTTTTTGGCAAGGTTGGGGTATTTTCCGGTTCTTTCTGGTGGCGTACCGATGATACCGATTGGCGCGCTCAACAGGCTTCACGTATTATGCATAAGGTGGTACGGGAGAGCCAGAAGCGGGAAGGTTTGAAATTCTGGTTCCAAGCCGGGACGGCAGACGAAACCAGCGATCGGGACGACAATGGTGTTATAGACGCGATTCAGGATACGCTTGAACTTATTGATGAGCTAGAATTGAAGGGTTATCGCAGGGACGAAGAAATCGTTTATGTACAGGTAGAAGGTGGCAAGCACGATCCAGAAACGTGGAGTAGTGTCTTACCTGATTTTCTCAAATGGGCTTTCGCCCCAGAGTAA
- a CDS encoding RNA polymerase sigma factor produces MKISTPIDDDKAGEDGLVILAQQGDLPAFNQLVTLYEQRIFNLAYRLLGDRESAADATQDTFFQAYRAIGQYRGGSFKSWLLRIATNISYDRLRTRRRRPTSSLDALVNEAEEVGGSALALLEDVDSDPGDKYLQREMMVELSRALDKLPPEQKLVIILSDVQGMNYEEIATMTHTSLGTVKSRLNRGRTKIRELLQNTELLSRNRRL; encoded by the coding sequence ATGAAAATTAGCACTCCTATCGATGATGATAAGGCAGGCGAAGACGGTTTGGTTATTCTCGCTCAGCAAGGTGACCTCCCCGCATTTAACCAATTGGTCACTTTGTACGAGCAACGAATATTTAATTTAGCTTACCGTTTGCTGGGGGATAGGGAATCTGCCGCCGATGCTACCCAAGATACTTTCTTTCAGGCGTATCGCGCAATCGGGCAATATCGCGGCGGGTCTTTTAAAAGCTGGCTGTTACGTATAGCTACCAATATAAGCTATGACCGTTTGCGTACCCGCCGCCGCCGCCCTACCTCTTCTTTGGATGCACTGGTGAACGAAGCCGAAGAAGTAGGTGGTAGCGCCCTTGCGTTGCTAGAAGACGTTGATTCTGATCCGGGTGATAAATATTTGCAGCGGGAGATGATGGTTGAACTGAGTCGTGCTCTGGATAAGCTGCCTCCCGAACAGAAGTTAGTGATAATATTGAGTGATGTGCAGGGGATGAACTATGAAGAAATAGCGACGATGACCCACACTTCGCTCGGAACGGTTAAAAGCCGCCTAAACCGAGGACGCACCAAAATACGCGAATTGTTGCAAAATACGGAACTTTTGTCGCGAAACAGGCGTCTATAA
- a CDS encoding endonuclease/exonuclease/phosphatase family protein produces MSSISDLLTNETKLRALTLNVWGVPFFTAERKMRIAAIAQHLLELKPDVVAIQEAWLSLDRRTLVEGGKRAGLKHWHYFASGVNGSGLLLLSRYPLVDVAFLRFKLTSRPERVPQELDYFGGKGIGYARIQTPTGFVELFNIHPVAQYTGDSNDLYRAHRAAAAYEAARFVNTHANRKYPVILMGDLNMRPDQLPYRLLRHLANLLDSYSELNPQDPGYTYSVNNPYSNKSEPSKRLDYILYRAGSESSITPVSSALCFNQINTQAPRAYTDHYGVLSEFQLNCTQIVANELPSNPPQLYCELEELLYESLVEARCRKESHLLNMGVALVGWLVFTFWNRRAIIPVRLLTGYYWLVQGWLSLLVVPEEISGLESMLEEVRKQLPPVNSISQFGGTENHPVVPECEDGNHEEYRDK; encoded by the coding sequence ATGTCATCTATTAGCGATTTGCTTACGAATGAAACCAAGTTGCGCGCCCTGACTCTTAACGTCTGGGGCGTGCCTTTTTTTACAGCGGAACGTAAAATGCGCATTGCGGCAATCGCACAGCACTTGCTGGAGCTAAAGCCTGATGTTGTAGCGATTCAAGAAGCATGGTTGTCTCTCGACCGACGCACACTGGTGGAAGGTGGCAAACGTGCTGGACTCAAGCACTGGCATTATTTCGCATCGGGTGTAAATGGTAGCGGTTTGTTATTGCTATCACGTTATCCATTGGTAGATGTTGCCTTTTTACGCTTCAAGCTCACCTCCCGCCCGGAAAGAGTTCCCCAGGAACTCGATTATTTCGGGGGTAAAGGTATCGGGTATGCCCGGATACAGACTCCAACCGGGTTTGTCGAACTGTTTAATATTCATCCGGTAGCGCAATACACCGGAGATAGTAACGATTTATATCGTGCCCATCGCGCCGCTGCCGCTTACGAAGCCGCAAGGTTTGTAAATACCCATGCAAATCGAAAATATCCCGTTATTTTGATGGGCGATTTGAATATGCGTCCTGATCAATTGCCCTATCGCCTTTTGCGCCACTTGGCAAATCTGTTGGATAGTTATTCCGAACTGAATCCGCAAGACCCCGGTTACACCTATTCGGTCAATAATCCCTATTCAAACAAGAGCGAGCCATCCAAGCGGTTGGATTATATACTTTATCGCGCAGGCAGTGAATCTAGTATAACTCCAGTTTCAAGTGCTTTGTGTTTTAACCAGATAAATACACAAGCACCTCGCGCCTATACCGATCATTATGGGGTATTGAGCGAATTTCAGTTGAATTGTACTCAAATCGTTGCTAACGAATTGCCTTCCAACCCACCTCAACTCTATTGTGAACTGGAAGAATTGCTTTACGAGTCATTGGTAGAGGCACGCTGCCGCAAGGAATCGCACTTGCTAAATATGGGGGTTGCGTTAGTGGGGTGGTTGGTATTCACTTTCTGGAATCGCCGCGCAATAATCCCGGTGCGATTACTAACCGGGTATTATTGGCTGGTACAAGGTTGGCTATCGTTGCTGGTTGTACCAGAAGAAATAAGTGGGCTTGAATCGATGTTGGAAGAGGTTAGAAAACAGCTACCACCCGTTAATTCAATCTCTCAGTTCGGTGGAACGGAAAATCACCCGGTCGTACCAGAGTGCGAGGATGGTAATCACGAAGAATACCGCGATAAGTAG
- a CDS encoding glycosyltransferase family 39 protein, which translates to MDELHSPFPLFPLLVVGLWLVGAFGLLSVRKSAKVKIEFAAFPIMLQSRMLWGLGLVGALAAGWAVRATQLLPDSAGRWSASNYDEMVYFSAASQLAQGHLPYRDFFLAHPPGALLTLAPIIKLFGAMGGADAYAALRWLTVIAGLITCAGVAWAGSRMWGNKGILWGLPGIAAAVLLAVDVRASQIAVLETISNLFAVFAFICLLEGLRKQINPLWFAGAGALAGMAFLSKLPGVAVIFGFLVYLAWKRNWRGLGLTAAGFTGLTALIVGFFGFAGGIGQFIRQIFFFQLLRPQEVAEGRDQIGRLAEEPQAALTLLLAGMVFCIIAWRVIRRQTSNDLWMIPATWSFPLLATLLVGKSFHPWYYAQLALPLALLAGGLFIFEVRKPDQQFYTLAATGLVALLLVVMPLAARQWLQGQSVTVDRVYHASSEYLRQQPDSSSILSFDPGFAFLSGREPTRTPDGKFLVDSAGYMVYLNLDIDRRGLGEMTGQIFNLNRERGQVDDTFQKGRAQAIMSAAATSSSWIALDGKIALPQLTPASVEYFQTLTAKAFTFDYVDLYRSRFQPAPTRFSNGLTLYSFGASSSFQGKANYDPVEADGVLRLNTKDSGTRTLDLRLVWETVATPLQQAKVFIHLIDEKTGQRVAQRDLLPLDGKGDTRTWRKGDFYQDVHSLPLPPNLPIGRYKIIVGLYDAANTARIPLADYSDAYTLGYVEVTP; encoded by the coding sequence TTGGATGAGTTACACAGCCCCTTCCCGCTTTTTCCACTGCTAGTAGTCGGTTTGTGGCTGGTGGGCGCTTTTGGGCTGTTATCGGTACGAAAGAGTGCGAAAGTCAAAATTGAGTTTGCCGCATTCCCCATAATGCTCCAAAGCCGTATGCTTTGGGGATTAGGGCTGGTAGGAGCGTTAGCAGCAGGCTGGGCAGTACGCGCCACCCAATTGTTGCCCGATAGCGCGGGACGATGGTCTGCCTCCAACTATGACGAAATGGTGTACTTTAGCGCCGCTTCTCAATTGGCGCAAGGACATTTACCCTATCGCGATTTTTTTCTGGCACATCCACCGGGCGCGCTGCTAACACTTGCGCCTATTATCAAGCTATTCGGCGCAATGGGTGGCGCAGATGCTTACGCCGCTTTACGCTGGCTAACCGTTATTGCCGGATTGATCACCTGTGCCGGAGTTGCATGGGCTGGCTCAAGAATGTGGGGCAATAAAGGGATATTGTGGGGCTTACCCGGAATAGCTGCCGCGGTGCTGCTGGCAGTAGATGTGCGTGCCTCCCAAATCGCGGTGCTGGAAACCATCTCAAATCTTTTTGCGGTCTTCGCTTTTATTTGCTTGCTCGAAGGCTTACGCAAGCAAATCAACCCGCTATGGTTTGCCGGGGCGGGCGCGCTGGCAGGAATGGCTTTCCTGAGCAAATTGCCCGGTGTGGCGGTAATTTTCGGCTTTCTGGTTTATCTAGCTTGGAAACGCAACTGGCGCGGGTTAGGCTTGACTGCCGCAGGATTTACGGGTTTGACTGCGCTTATTGTGGGCTTTTTCGGGTTTGCGGGTGGAATCGGTCAATTCATCCGACAGATTTTTTTCTTCCAACTATTACGCCCGCAGGAAGTAGCGGAGGGGCGCGACCAAATAGGACGATTGGCAGAAGAACCACAAGCCGCTTTAACCTTGCTGCTGGCAGGGATGGTATTTTGTATCATTGCGTGGCGGGTAATTCGCCGCCAAACAAGCAACGACCTGTGGATGATACCCGCCACATGGAGTTTTCCTTTGCTGGCTACCTTGCTGGTTGGTAAGAGTTTTCACCCTTGGTATTACGCGCAATTGGCTTTACCGCTTGCCTTGCTGGCAGGGGGGCTTTTTATATTTGAAGTTCGCAAGCCCGACCAGCAATTTTATACACTGGCGGCAACCGGATTGGTGGCGCTGCTATTGGTAGTTATGCCTCTAGCAGCGCGACAATGGCTACAGGGACAAAGCGTGACGGTTGATCGGGTTTATCACGCTTCGAGCGAGTATCTAAGGCAGCAACCCGATAGCAGCAGCATTTTGAGCTTTGACCCGGGTTTTGCCTTCCTCTCAGGACGTGAACCGACACGTACCCCCGATGGTAAGTTCCTAGTAGATAGCGCCGGTTATATGGTTTATCTTAACCTTGATATTGACCGACGCGGTTTAGGTGAAATGACCGGGCAAATATTTAATCTTAACCGTGAGCGTGGGCAGGTGGATGACACTTTCCAAAAAGGACGGGCGCAAGCAATTATGAGCGCGGCTGCCACTTCGAGCAGTTGGATTGCTCTGGATGGGAAAATTGCCCTTCCGCAACTCACCCCCGCTTCGGTAGAATATTTCCAGACGCTTACAGCCAAAGCCTTTACCTTTGATTACGTTGACCTTTACCGGAGTAGATTCCAGCCAGCGCCAACGCGCTTTTCAAACGGGCTAACCCTTTATAGTTTTGGGGCAAGTAGCAGTTTTCAGGGTAAAGCTAATTACGATCCGGTGGAAGCAGACGGGGTTTTGAGGCTGAACACGAAAGATAGCGGTACTCGTACACTAGATTTGCGGCTGGTCTGGGAAACAGTTGCTACCCCACTGCAACAAGCTAAGGTGTTTATCCATCTGATAGATGAAAAAACCGGGCAACGGGTAGCGCAACGCGATTTGTTACCGCTCGATGGTAAAGGGGATACCCGCACTTGGCGCAAAGGCGATTTTTATCAAGATGTGCATAGCCTTCCGCTACCCCCGAACCTGCCAATAGGACGTTATAAAATTATTGTAGGGCTTTACGATGCAGCGAACACAGCGCGAATACCCTTGGCTGATTATAGTGATGCCTACACTTTGGGATATGTCGAGGTAACTCCATAA
- the ispG gene encoding (E)-4-hydroxy-3-methylbut-2-enyl-diphosphate synthase codes for MSLDTKQDFSKLLYVADAYRYQRRKTRTVRVGNIGVGGNNPIRVQSMTTADTLDTDSTVAEAIRLVNVGCEIVRITTPTAKDAENLKNIRAALDAKGINVPLVADIHFNPNAAMEAARWADKVRINPGNFADAKRFAERDYTANEYRAELDKIEEKFAPLLERCKELGRSIRIGTNHGSLSDRIMNQFGDTPEGMVESALEFAEVARKYNFHDLIFSMKASNPKVMIQAYRLLAARLDERGWDYPLHLGVTEAGNGEDGRIKSAIGIGSLLEDGLGDTIRVSLTEDPELEIPVAVRLARRYSRIDGSILEKASATDETPTILPEAFTHLEASQTIPDRRDPYHFVRRSSRVVQVGSVRLGGENVPQVIALLTQTRLEELLKANRELPLAGSKKKTSTEAPTVPDIYVVDEFTSEIIELKKAQGDKLPLLAQVYEEKDAQIALAAGADAFMLALYSQSGTTNLAQVRLVAQLAVANDKPLFLQSVASGNALYSTVTSYDTPELDNLLEAAYTSREVGVKEIVLGLGLDSSARTIWSYRLLAAKLQELGWDYPIHLEAPGLKQGVVEDYLINDSIATGALLADGIGDSIQVMQGDNSPLTGEQQIQLAFNILQAAGARSSKAEFIACPSCGRTLFDLQSTTARIKAKTGHLVGVKIAIMGCIVNGLGELADADFGYMGGAPGKVNLFVGKTSVEKGVATEEAVDRLISIIKQHGRWIEPE; via the coding sequence ATGTCATTAGATACAAAGCAGGATTTCAGCAAACTTTTGTATGTGGCTGACGCTTATCGCTACCAGCGTCGCAAAACCCGCACGGTGAGGGTGGGCAACATCGGTGTTGGTGGGAATAACCCCATCAGAGTGCAATCTATGACTACCGCCGATACGTTGGATACCGATTCTACCGTAGCGGAAGCAATACGGCTGGTTAATGTTGGCTGCGAAATTGTACGCATTACCACCCCCACTGCCAAAGATGCCGAGAACCTTAAAAATATTCGGGCTGCGCTGGACGCTAAAGGCATAAATGTGCCATTGGTGGCAGATATTCACTTCAACCCGAACGCTGCTATGGAAGCCGCGCGTTGGGCTGACAAGGTGCGTATCAATCCCGGCAACTTTGCCGATGCCAAGCGTTTTGCCGAGCGTGACTATACCGCTAATGAATATCGTGCCGAACTGGACAAGATTGAGGAAAAATTCGCGCCTTTGCTGGAGCGTTGCAAAGAATTAGGGCGCAGCATCCGTATCGGTACTAATCATGGTTCACTTAGTGACCGGATTATGAACCAGTTTGGGGATACTCCTGAAGGGATGGTTGAATCTGCGCTTGAATTTGCCGAAGTCGCCCGCAAATACAATTTCCACGACCTTATTTTTTCTATGAAAGCCAGCAATCCCAAAGTAATGATTCAAGCATACCGCTTGTTGGCAGCGCGACTGGATGAGCGTGGTTGGGATTATCCCTTGCATCTGGGTGTTACCGAAGCCGGAAATGGTGAGGACGGGCGCATAAAGAGTGCAATCGGAATTGGCTCTTTGCTAGAGGATGGTTTGGGTGATACTATTCGTGTTTCTCTCACCGAAGACCCTGAATTGGAAATCCCGGTAGCTGTTCGGTTGGCGCGTCGCTATTCTCGGATTGATGGGTCTATTCTCGAAAAAGCCTCTGCAACCGACGAAACCCCAACTATTTTGCCGGAAGCTTTTACCCATCTGGAAGCTTCGCAGACTATTCCCGACAGACGTGACCCTTACCATTTTGTGCGCCGTAGTTCCAGAGTAGTACAGGTTGGTAGTGTTCGTCTAGGTGGCGAGAATGTGCCGCAAGTAATAGCGTTGCTTACCCAAACACGACTTGAAGAGTTGCTCAAAGCCAACCGCGAATTGCCTTTGGCGGGTAGCAAGAAAAAGACCTCTACCGAAGCGCCCACCGTACCTGATATATATGTGGTAGATGAATTTACCTCTGAAATAATCGAACTGAAAAAAGCACAAGGAGATAAGTTACCTCTACTGGCTCAAGTTTATGAGGAAAAAGACGCGCAAATCGCCTTAGCAGCCGGGGCAGATGCTTTCATGCTAGCGCTATACTCACAAAGTGGTACTACTAATCTCGCTCAAGTACGTCTTGTAGCACAACTAGCAGTTGCCAACGATAAGCCTCTTTTCCTGCAAAGTGTGGCATCGGGCAACGCTCTTTACAGCACTGTCACCAGTTATGACACTCCTGAACTGGATAACCTGTTGGAAGCCGCTTACACCAGTCGCGAGGTAGGTGTAAAGGAAATAGTGTTAGGCTTGGGTCTGGACAGTTCGGCGCGTACTATTTGGAGCTATCGTTTATTGGCTGCAAAACTGCAAGAATTGGGCTGGGACTACCCTATTCACCTAGAAGCGCCCGGTTTGAAGCAGGGCGTAGTTGAAGATTACCTGATAAATGATAGCATCGCTACCGGTGCGCTACTTGCCGATGGCATTGGCGATAGCATACAGGTAATGCAAGGCGATAATAGCCCTCTTACAGGTGAACAGCAAATACAACTGGCGTTTAACATTTTACAGGCAGCAGGGGCGCGCAGCAGCAAAGCCGAGTTTATCGCTTGCCCTAGCTGTGGTCGCACCCTTTTTGATTTGCAAAGCACCACCGCTCGTATCAAAGCCAAAACCGGACATTTGGTAGGCGTGAAAATTGCCATTATGGGCTGTATCGTCAATGGCCTTGGAGAATTGGCGGATGCCGATTTCGGTTATATGGGTGGCGCGCCGGGTAAAGTAAACCTGTTCGTAGGCAAAACCTCTGTTGAAAAAGGCGTGGCTACCGAAGAGGCAGTCGACCGTTTGATTTCCATAATCAAGCAGCACGGGCGCTGGATTGAACCAGAGTAG
- a CDS encoding anti-sigma factor family protein, which yields MFKREPKSAFDHHNELYSIHLDDYVDGRLTTQQLKEMEEHLASCESCREEVAGLQRVRAMFRRISAIDQPLPRSFVLSQAQANSLKPKPLYRFSTFAGAIAATLLVLFLALDIIGAFNFTSTRTETLAASYQLPTFGALSSVTCSTSSENGSVCAASDPNGPTVIYPANPPSRTVVVTERLQAITFIEIGLVGIMMAMAAYAFALRPRAPSRK from the coding sequence GTGTTTAAGCGAGAACCAAAATCCGCCTTTGACCACCATAATGAGTTGTATTCTATTCATCTAGATGACTACGTGGACGGGCGGTTAACTACCCAACAACTAAAAGAAATGGAGGAACATCTCGCAAGTTGCGAGTCTTGCCGGGAAGAAGTGGCAGGCTTGCAACGGGTGCGCGCAATGTTCCGTCGCATTTCGGCTATTGACCAACCACTACCGCGTTCATTTGTCCTGAGCCAAGCCCAAGCTAATAGTTTGAAGCCAAAACCGCTTTATCGCTTTTCTACTTTTGCCGGAGCGATTGCTGCTACATTGCTGGTATTGTTTCTAGCCCTGGACATTATTGGTGCTTTTAACTTTACTTCCACTCGAACAGAGACACTTGCCGCTAGTTACCAACTCCCTACTTTTGGCGCACTTTCTTCGGTAACTTGCTCTACTTCAAGTGAAAATGGGAGTGTTTGCGCTGCCAGTGACCCAAATGGACCAACTGTTATTTATCCAGCCAACCCTCCAAGCCGTACTGTGGTAGTGACCGAGCGTTTGCAAGCCATTACATTTATTGAAATTGGCTTGGTAGGTATTATGATGGCTATGGCTGCCTATGCCTTTGCTCTGCGCCCACGCGCCCCTTCTAGAAAATAA